In the genome of Paenibacillus sp. GP183, the window GGGTGAGACGTCTGGAGCTGGCGGAACAAGCTCACCGGCTGCAGCCTTACGAGGATCAATGGAACGCAGCGCTCCAGGCAGAGGCTCAAAAGCGCAGGGCGCAACAGTCAAAGCTGCTCGAAGTGGCAAGTGTAACTAGCGACTGGGAGAAGGCTGAGCAAAGCTATCAGGAGGAAGCGGGTAAGGAGGAGCAGCGTAAACAGGCTGAACGGGAAGAACAGCGGCTGACCGATCTTGCACCAGCAGTAGCGACCTTGCATGCGAATCAGCAGGAGGTCTTAAAACTGCAGCGCGAGGAAGAGCAAAACGCGCACAAACTGGCCGCCCATGAACGGCAGCTGTTGGACATACGCGCTGAGCGGCAAAAGCGCAATGATCTGATCCAGACTCTGGAGCATGAAACAGCTGCATTGCCTCAGCGTAAAGAGGCACTGAGCAAGCTGCGAGAGCAGGCCAAGCTGATGAAAGAGACGCTGGAGGTGCAGCGTCTGATCGAAGCCGGACTGCAAAAAGAAGCCGAGCGTCAGCAGATGCTTGCCTCCATGCAGCAGAAGCACGACACGCTGGAGCAGCTGTGGATTGAAGGGCAGTCGAGCCTGCTCGCGGCCCATCTGCACGATGGACAGCCTTGTCCGGTATGCGGCAGCACAGCGCATCCGAACAAGGCGGAGGCCGCAGCTTCTTTGCCGAGCAAAGAGGAACTGCAGGAAGTCAAACAGCAATTGCGCCGCCACGAGCAGGACTACAACGAAGTGCGGGCGCAGCTGGCTGCAACAAAAACAGGTCTGGCAGATAAGCAGACCGCACTTGCGGATTATGGCGTGGACCTCGAGGGAATAAGCAGCCAATACGACGCTCTAGTCCGCGAAGGAACCCGCGCTAAGGAAGAAACGGATCGCATGGAGGATCAAGTCAAGCTGCTGCAGCAGTACAAACAGGAAGCTGCAGCGCTTGAAATTCATTTGGACAAGCTGACTGGCGAAAAAGAAAGCTTGAACACTCATTTTCAAGATATTCGGATTAAGCGGCACGCCAAGCAGTCCATCCTGGAAAAAGAGCTGGAACGCATTCCGGAGGAAGTCCGTACACCGGAACAGCTTGCGCAGCGTCTAAAACAGCAGCAGGCTGTCACGGAGCAGCTTACACAAGCATGGAAGCTAGCCCAGGAACAGGTACAAAGACTGCAGACCAAGCTGGTCGAGGAAAAAACCAACCTCAACCAATTATCGTTACAGCTGGACGAAGCAGTCGCCTTGTTAGAGCAAGCGGCTTCACGTTTTCGGCAGGAGCTGGCAGAGGCAGGCTTCAGTTCGGCCGAGAATTACCTGCAAATCAAACTGACAGAATCACAACGGAAAGCATTGCGTGAACAAATAGAAACGTTCACCAAGGAGCTTGCTGCACTGTCGCAGCAAATTATTGAGCTGGAACACAGTCTTACTGGCAAGCAACTTGCTGATCTGGATCTATTGACAGCTGATCTTGTCCAGACTGAAGCGGAGCTTGATCTCCAAACTTCAGCATTCCAGCAGTTCAGGAGTTGTCACCAAGACACGGAACGGCTCAGTGCAAACATCCTATCCGTATATGAGCGAATGAAGATACAAGAGGAAGAGTGGCAGCAGGTCAAGGATGTTTATGATGTGCTGAGAGGAGACAATGCGCAGAAGCTTTCTTTTGAACGCTATGTGTTGATTGAATTTCTGGAGCAGATACTTCACGCTGCCAACGAAAGGCTTCGCAGCTTGTCAAATGGGCAGTTTATTTTGCAGCGCAGCGACCGCCTGGAGAAGCACAACCGCCAAAGCGGCCTCGGGCTTGATGTGTATGACGTGTATACGGGCCTAAACCGTGATGTGAAATCAATGTCGGGCGGGGAAAAATTCAATGCTTCACTCTGCTTGGCATTAGGGATGACCGACGTCATCCAAGCCTATCAGGGCGGCATTTCCATCGAGATGATGTTCATCGACGAAGGCTTCGGTTCCTTGGATGAAGACGCCTTGAACAAAGCGATTGAAACCTTAGTTGATCTGCAAAAAGCTGGCCGCATGATCGGAGTCATCTCCCACGTGCAGGAGCTCAAAGCCGCCTTTCCGGCAACACTGGAAGTCCGCAAAACCAAGGAGGGACACAGCACGACAGCAATTCTACTAAAATAAGCTAACCTGAATTCCCCTATGCTGAGTGTTTCCTATGCCAGCTTGAACAACTGGCATAGGCTTTAAGTGTCCGTTAAATATCCCGAACCCCGAACCCCGAACCCCGAACCCCGAACCCCGAACCCCGAACCCCGAACCCCGAACATTGTATCCAAACTCCGTATCCAAATCACGTACCCCCATACCCACTTAACCCTGAACCCAATCCTGAACCTAACCCTGAACCCAACCCTGAACCCAACCCCGACACCACTTCATACATCTAAATGTACTTTTCTGAGTTATATACAATATTAGATATTTCAGTAGCTGTACTAGCGACAAACCCTTAAAGATCAAATGCTTGTCATGACAATTTTTAAGCTAAAATAAAGTTTGTATATAACTCAGAATACATAAAAAAGTACTAGAAAAAAGAACGTATGTTTGCTATAATGAAATTATAGATAAATATTGGTAAAAAGTTAATCTAACCCATTTGATTTTGATTTTTTTAATTTGATTTTGATTTTGAAATTGACATTTTTTAAATTTTCGATTGGAGTTGCAAACATGGATGGTTTTTTATTAGCGCATTTCCCGGTATCGTGCTCAACGGAAGCAGAATGTGAGGATTATTTGATTCAGCTCCGCTGGGCAGATGGTTTTCATTGCCCTCGCTGTGATCATGAGTTTTTTTATAAAATTGAAATTCGTAAAGTCTATGAATGCCGGGAATGTCGGACTCAAGTTTCTGTTACAGCAGGAACAGTTATGCATAGGTCCAAATTATCATTATTAATGTGGTTTCGAGTGATCCATTTATTGGTTAGCGATGATAAAGAAAGGACTGCCTCATCCCTTACTGATCAACTTGGAATTAACTATCGAACAGCTCGATTGATGCTTAATAAATTAAAATGGGCGCTTGATACAAAAGTGAAATTCTCTGCAAGCAGGAGGGAGAAGGAAAAGGAGAAGGAGAAGGTAAAGGAAAAGAAAAAGGAAAAGCTCGAGTTGATGCAAGAGGATATAAAGTTGTCTGAGAAAGATGGTAAACATGTGGTGGAGAAAGAAGTTACTCAGGCATCGGAGTGGGCTAAGCTCATCCATAAGCTAAATGAAACATGCACTGCTATCCAAAAGGAAAAGCAGCGCATGAATAAGATGAGTCGAGCACCGTATGCTGCGCTAGGATCAAAGGGAAATTCACCTTCTGAATTGGTAACGCATTGGATGAGAGCCTTTCTGTCGATTTCCCTTTATCCGAGCTTGATGAGGTATTGGTTAAATTAATGGAATGGGCCTTGAGTTGTTTCATTGATTGGGTTTGGTTGTCTTGAGTTCAGTTAAGTTCAGTTAAGTTAAGTTCAGTGTTAGCTCAAGTTAGCATGTTTGTTAAGGACAAATTTTTCAATAACATGTTTGACGCCTTCTTCGTTATTGGACAATGTCACATAATCCGCAATTTCTTTTAATTCCTGAATGGCGTTGCCCATGGCGACACCTAATCCGGCGACTTCGAGCATTTCGCGGTCATTCCAGGAATCTCCGATAGCAATGACTTGATCCATTGTGCACCCGAAATGATCAGCCAAGAATGATAAGGCTGCGCCTTTGTTGCCTTCCAAATGTAAAAACTCCAAGAAATGCGCTTTGGATTTGGTGATATGCAACTGACCTTTTAATACTTCCCGGAGTTCGACTGCGACGCGGTCCAAGAGTTCCGGTTCATCTATGATCAGCATTTTGGTTTGCGGCTTTTGAACGAGCTCATTGAAATTTTCAGTCACCTGGTAAGTGATGTTGGACAAACGGGCATATTCTCTGACTTTTTCATTATCTTCTTTTACATATAAGGTTTCCTCAAAATAAAGCTGAAGGTGCAAGCCATGCTTCTCGCAATACTCATAGATATAGCTTGCGGCACTGGATGGGACTGATCTTTCATAGATGACACGGCCATCGATCAGGTTTTTGATTAATGAGCCTTGATACGTGATAATGGGCACATTCAATCCGATTTTTGCTGCAATTTTTTGTGCGGATACGAAGCTTCTGCCTGTAGCAAAGGTCACCTTTACTCCCTGTGAAATCGCACTTTTTATTGCTTCAATCGTACCCGGCGAGATGTGCAGATTATCATCAAGCAAAGTATCATCCAAGTCAATTGCAATCAGTTTGTACATAGTATCCATTCTCCAATCGATTGTTTTTCTTTAATTTTCCTTGTGTGCTGGATTTGCCTGATGTTTAAGAGCTTGCGGATTTTTGATTGCTTGTCTCTAATTCCGAGGTACAGAATTTACAGCGGGTCGCTTTGATCGGAATCTCGGATAAGCAATGCGGACATTCTTTGGTGACGGGGTCCTTGGACTCAGATTCCTTCTCATTGGACTCGCTCTTTTTTCTGAACTTGGACAGTTGTCGGATGACCAGGAAAATAACAAAGGAAATGATCAAAAAGTCCAAAAAGTTGGAGATGAATTGCCCATAATTCAGCGTAGGTGCTTTAGCTTGAATCGCTGCATCTAAATTTATATACGATTCTCCATTAAGCGATATAAACAGATCATTAAATCTAACTTTTCCCAGAATCAGCCCGATAAGCGGCATGACCAAATCATTCACGATGGAAGTCACGACTTTACCAAATGCTGCTCCGATAATTACCCCAACGGCAAGGTCTACCATGTTTCCCTTAAATGCAAATTCTTTAAATTCCTTAAGCATGTGATACCTCCTTTGCAACCATTTTAGCCATTTTTATCATAACTTCCAACTTTATTATAAATCGTATTTTATCATGAATAGCAGTTGTCGTATTTTAAAAAAAATAAGATTATGATAGATTTATAATAAGGCTAAAAGGATTGAGATGGAAGGCTGTGGTGACATGAATCCTGCAGAAATCGATGAGCATTCCATTTTTGACCATGTGTACAAATTTGTTCCGATAGGCATTGCGATCGTTTCTCTCGAGGGAGCATGGTTGAAAGTGAATCCAGCTTTATGCAACATTTTGGGGTATTCCAAGGAGGAGCTTGTACAGCTTACCTTTCAAGAACTCACTCATCCAGATGATTTGGATCTAAATAATAGCACAGTCAATCAATTAATTACCGGAGAGGCGTCTTCCTATGAATTGGAAAAGCGCTATATCCAAAAAAATGGGAACGTCAAATGGGCTTCCTTGCATATTTCTTTGGTTCGAGATGAAATAGATGAAACCCCTCAGTATTTTATCACTCATATCATCGATATATCGAAAAAAAAGGCAGCTGAGCAAAAGCTGCTGGAAACGGAAAGGCTGTATCAGCTTATTTCCGAGAACGCACAGGATATCATTTCATACAGTTCGCCTGATGGGATTTTGCAATATTGCTCCCCTTCGGTCTTTGACTTATTAGGCTATATGCCGGAAGAGATCGTAGGAAATACGAAGCTGATAGATTTTTTTCATCCGGAGGATTTGCGAGCAGTTCAAGCGACGTCCTTTGTGGATAATGATGTGTTTTCCACTCGCGTGCTCCACAAAAACGGAAATTACATTTGGTTTGAAACCAGCTACAAAGTCATAAGGGATGAACAGGGTGAAGTGCTTAATATTGTTGGGATTGGCCGCGATAGAACTGAGCGCAAACAAAATGAAGATAATCTGGCTGAAGCACAGCGGATCGCCATGCTTGGCAGCTGGGAGTGGGATATCCTTAACGAAAAAATTGTATTTTCGGATCAAATGTACAGGATCTACGATATAGATCCTCGTCAAAAGCTCTCA includes:
- a CDS encoding SMC family ATPase, translated to MKPLKLTMTAFGPYKHREVIDFTALGDRRLFVISGSTGAGKTTIFDAICFAIYGSASGEDRYDARMLRSHFADEDTHTSVELEFSVGRKVYRVLRQMAHRKGSNKNETGDKIELYEIINGQDVPVTDRNKVKEVNEKLERIIGLTNDQFSQIVMLPQGEFRKLLTSETENKEEILRRIFRTQLYQQVEGRFQQRTKELKAALQGAQTELEVHIKHISAALPAREDSALVKTMAQEHQNVTQILEGLGLERAYYEQQLTQTQLKRTTLQAALGEKQTRFHEAKAVNELFRSLDGKRMERDALENKLQEHTERVRRLELAEQAHRLQPYEDQWNAALQAEAQKRRAQQSKLLEVASVTSDWEKAEQSYQEEAGKEEQRKQAEREEQRLTDLAPAVATLHANQQEVLKLQREEEQNAHKLAAHERQLLDIRAERQKRNDLIQTLEHETAALPQRKEALSKLREQAKLMKETLEVQRLIEAGLQKEAERQQMLASMQQKHDTLEQLWIEGQSSLLAAHLHDGQPCPVCGSTAHPNKAEAAASLPSKEELQEVKQQLRRHEQDYNEVRAQLAATKTGLADKQTALADYGVDLEGISSQYDALVREGTRAKEETDRMEDQVKLLQQYKQEAAALEIHLDKLTGEKESLNTHFQDIRIKRHAKQSILEKELERIPEEVRTPEQLAQRLKQQQAVTEQLTQAWKLAQEQVQRLQTKLVEEKTNLNQLSLQLDEAVALLEQAASRFRQELAEAGFSSAENYLQIKLTESQRKALREQIETFTKELAALSQQIIELEHSLTGKQLADLDLLTADLVQTEAELDLQTSAFQQFRSCHQDTERLSANILSVYERMKIQEEEWQQVKDVYDVLRGDNAQKLSFERYVLIEFLEQILHAANERLRSLSNGQFILQRSDRLEKHNRQSGLGLDVYDVYTGLNRDVKSMSGGEKFNASLCLALGMTDVIQAYQGGISIEMMFIDEGFGSLDEDALNKAIETLVDLQKAGRMIGVISHVQELKAAFPATLEVRKTKEGHSTTAILLK
- a CDS encoding transposase, giving the protein MDGFLLAHFPVSCSTEAECEDYLIQLRWADGFHCPRCDHEFFYKIEIRKVYECRECRTQVSVTAGTVMHRSKLSLLMWFRVIHLLVSDDKERTASSLTDQLGINYRTARLMLNKLKWALDTKVKFSASRREKEKEKEKVKEKKKEKLELMQEDIKLSEKDGKHVVEKEVTQASEWAKLIHKLNETCTAIQKEKQRMNKMSRAPYAALGSKGNSPSELVTHWMRAFLSISLYPSLMRYWLN
- a CDS encoding Cof-type HAD-IIB family hydrolase, producing MYKLIAIDLDDTLLDDNLHISPGTIEAIKSAISQGVKVTFATGRSFVSAQKIAAKIGLNVPIITYQGSLIKNLIDGRVIYERSVPSSAASYIYEYCEKHGLHLQLYFEETLYVKEDNEKVREYARLSNITYQVTENFNELVQKPQTKMLIIDEPELLDRVAVELREVLKGQLHITKSKAHFLEFLHLEGNKGAALSFLADHFGCTMDQVIAIGDSWNDREMLEVAGLGVAMGNAIQELKEIADYVTLSNNEEGVKHVIEKFVLNKHANLS
- the mscL gene encoding large conductance mechanosensitive channel protein MscL, which translates into the protein MLKEFKEFAFKGNMVDLAVGVIIGAAFGKVVTSIVNDLVMPLIGLILGKVRFNDLFISLNGESYINLDAAIQAKAPTLNYGQFISNFLDFLIISFVIFLVIRQLSKFRKKSESNEKESESKDPVTKECPHCLSEIPIKATRCKFCTSELETSNQKSASS
- a CDS encoding PAS domain S-box protein; the protein is MNPAEIDEHSIFDHVYKFVPIGIAIVSLEGAWLKVNPALCNILGYSKEELVQLTFQELTHPDDLDLNNSTVNQLITGEASSYELEKRYIQKNGNVKWASLHISLVRDEIDETPQYFITHIIDISKKKAAEQKLLETERLYQLISENAQDIISYSSPDGILQYCSPSVFDLLGYMPEEIVGNTKLIDFFHPEDLRAVQATSFVDNDVFSTRVLHKNGNYIWFETSYKVIRDEQGEVLNIVGIGRDRTERKQNEDNLAEAQRIAMLGSWEWDILNEKIVFSDQMYRIYDIDPRQKLSKPKEALNLVHPSDQRCVMDAIKKAFHDGSCNLEFRHLQQDGTVQFLNIRGVVQYNGDGKPSKMNGTVQDITERKNVELKLQESIQRYTSLKDYNHDAVISLDLEGNIINTNMMAEKLTGYTVQEMIGTSISRIIGGLNICT